One Spinacia oleracea cultivar Varoflay chromosome 4, BTI_SOV_V1, whole genome shotgun sequence DNA segment encodes these proteins:
- the LOC130471570 gene encoding uncharacterized protein: protein MGGQLRLAFSVNMPPNCPNLEAREDDEWIEEPVAYDTDVEYDYSTIKEDVTYKKLLEASEDNLFEGCINFSKLSFLLHLFHLKCMNHWSIESFNMLLKLSLDEFPQILDFPSSYYYSKKMIKDSGLGYEKIDACPNNCMLYWGECLKKDKCHVCGTSRWTKTKDRGNVVSDQGTDTCKKGVPAKVMRYFPLIPRLKRIYMSSETAEDMRWHDTERLGEDDKKILRHPSDGLAWKAFDERHRDFALDPRSVRLGLASDDSTPSDRFGSKICYCSYRKWLPADHPYRCQGDKFCEKFRTNEWGKAPSLPSGTDILRQQEKVKHVYGKSKAPPKKRHRGHDDYDDVQDESDFGTKRSIFFDLVYWEHNLLRHNLDVMHIEKNVSENILGTLPSIYKCRDSRNDREALEAWRIKSHLWLSTNPNGAECMPPASYSMSTKEKERFLNVLQKIKVPDGY from the exons ATGGGAGGGCAATTAAGATTAGCATTTAGTGTTAATATGCCTCCCAATTGCCCAAATTTAGAAGCACGAGAGGATGATGAATGGATTGAGGAGCCCGTGGCCTATGACACAGATGTAGAATATGATTATTCTACAATAAAAGAAGATGTGACATATAAGAAGTTGCTTGAAGCTTCTGAGGATAACTTATTCGAGGGGTGTATCAATTTTTcaaagttatcttttctgttaCACTTGTTTCACTTGAAGTGTATGAATCACTGGTCCATAGAATCTTTCAATATGCTGTTGAAGCTAAGTCTAGATGAATTTCCTCAAATACTTGATTTTCCCTCTTCTTATTATTACAGtaagaaaatgataaaagaCTCGGGCCTTGGGTATGAAAAGATTGATGCTTGTCCGAATAATTGCATGTTGTATTGGGGTGAATGTTTAAAGAAAGACAAGTGTCATGTTTGTGGTACATCGAGGTGGACGAAAACTAAGGATAGGGGCAACGTTGTAAGTGATCAAGGTACGGATACTTGTAAGAAAGGTGTGCCAGCTAAGGTAATGCGATATTTCCCTCTTATACCGAGATTAAAAAGAATCTACATGTCATCAGAAACAGCAGAAGATATGAGATGGCATGATACAGAGCGATTGGGTGAAGATGATAAGAAGATTTTAAGGCATCCTTCAGATGGCTTAGCATGGAAGGCATTTGATGAGCGTCACAGAGATTTTGCATTAGACCCTCGTAGTGTTCGATTAGGTcttgcgagtgatg ATTCCACGCCTTCTGATAGATTTGGGAGCAAGATTTGCTATTGTAGCTATAGAAAATGGTTACCTGCAGATCACCCATATCGATGTCAAGGTGACAAGTTTTGTGAGAAGTTTAGAACTAATGAGTGGGGTAAAGCCCCATCTCTTCCTAGCGGCACTGATATATTGAGGCAGCAAGAAAAGGTGAAGCATGTTTACGGAAAGTCGAAGGCACCACCGAAAAAGAGGCATAGAGGACATGATGATTACGATGATGTCCAAGATGAAAGTGACTTTGGTACCAAGAGAAGCATATTCTTTGATTTGGTGTATTGGGAGCATAATCTTCTAAGGCATAATTTAGATGtgatgcacattgagaaaaacgTGTCTGAGAATATTTTGGGAACTCTTCCTAGTATTTATAAGTGTAGAGATAGTAGGAATGATCGAGAAGCCCTTGAAGCATGGAGAATAAAGTCTCACCTTTGGCTAAGTACTAATCCTAACGGAGCTGAATGCATGCCTCCTGCTTCCTATTCTATGTCTACGAAGGAGAAGGAGAGGTTCCTAAATGTTTTGCAGAAAATTAAAGTTCCTGATGGATATTGA